The genomic stretch CACGGCATCGAGATTCCGGTCTCCAAGAAGAGCCCCTACAGCGTGGACGAGAACCTGTGGGGCCGCTCCATGGAGGGCGGCGTGCTCGAGGACCCGAACCAGGAGCCTCCCGAGGACGCCTTCGCCTGGACGAAGAACTGGAAGGACGCGCTCAACGAGCCCGTGTACCTGACCATCGGCTTCGAGAAGGGCCTGCCGGTGAGCATCAACGGCGAGGCGATGAGCCCGGCCACCCTCATCAAGAAGGTGAACGCGGTCGCCGGTGAGGCCGGCGTGGGGCGCATCGACCTGATGGAGAACCGGATGGTGGGCATCAAGAGCCGCGAGAACTACGAGTGCCCCGCGGCCGTGACCCTCATCACCGCGCACAAGGACCTGGAGCGCTTCACGACGCTGGGGATGAGCCACCGCGTGAAGGCGAGCCTCGACCAGAAGTTCGCGGAGATGATCTACGAGGGCTTCTGGTTCAGCCCCTACCGCGCCGCGCTGCAGGCCTTCAACGACGAGCACAACAAGACCGTCACCGGCACCGTCACCGTGCGCCTCTTCAAGGGCGCGCTCGCGGTCGTGGGCCGCACCAGCCCCTACGGCATCTACAACCACGCCATGAGCACCTACGGCGTGGAGGACAAGTTCGACCACCGGGCGGCCGAGGGCTTCATCACCCTCACCGGCCTGCAGCTGCACGAGTACAGCCGGCTGCACGGGGAGAAGAAGTAGTGGCGATTGCGAAGACCGACGCCTCGGGCGGCAGCGGCCTGCTGCCCGAGGTGCTGCACTTCACCAGCTCCCTCGCGCTGGACCGCCAGCTCCTGCGCGAGGACCTGGTGGGCAGCCTCGCGCACCTCACCATGCTCGCGCGCGTGGGCATCCTGCCGAAGGACAAGGCGGGGGCCATCCACGCGGGCCTGGTGCGCCTCTACGCCGCGCAGGCGAAGGGGGAGCTGCAGCTGCCGGACGAGGAGGACGTGCACATGGCCGTGGAGGCCCTGCTCACCCGCGAGCTGGGCGAGACGGCGGGCCTGCTGCACAGCGCGCGCAGCCGCAACGACCAGGTGGCGCTGGATCTGCGCCTGCACGTGCGCGAGGCCTGCGCGCAGGTGCTGGACGGGCTCGCGGCCCTCGTGGAGAAGCTCGTGGCCCGGGCAAAGGGCCCCGAGGGCGACATCGTGCTGCCCAGCTACACGCACCGCCAGCGCGCCCAGCCCATCACCCTCTCCTACTGGCTCAGCGCCTACGCGGCCATGTTCGCGCGCGACGCGGAGGCCTTCGGGTTCGTGCTGCAGCAGGCGGATGCGCTCCCGCTGGGCGTGGGCGCCATCGCCGGCAGCAGCCTGCCCATCGACCGCGAGGTGACGCGCGGGCTGCTGCAGTTCTCGCGCGTCACGCTCAATGGCCTGGACACGGTGGGCGACCGCGACTTCGCGCTCGACTACGTGTACGCGGCCGCGCGCCTCGCGCTGCACGCGAGCCGCTTCGCCGCGGACCTGGTGGACTTCGCGAGCGCGGAGTTCGGCTTCGTGAAGCTCGCGGGGGACATCGCCTGCGGCAGCAGCATGATGCCGCAGAAGCGCAACCCGGACGTGTTCGAGCTGGTGCGCGGCAAGAGCGGGCGCGCGGTGGGCTCGCTCGTGGAGCTGCTGGTGACGCTCAAGGGGCTGCCGGGCGGCTACAACCGCGACCTGCAGGAGGACCGCCAGGTGCTGCTGGAGACGCTGCCGCGCACGCTCGGC from Aggregicoccus sp. 17bor-14 encodes the following:
- a CDS encoding argininosuccinate synthase, which produces MKKKIVLAYSGGLDTSVLVRILGEEYGYDVIACHVDVGEAREPQKIVDRAYKAGAVAVEVVSAQEEYAKEYCFNALQANALYEGIYPLSAALSRPLIAKHLVAAARKHGAQAIAHGSTGKGNDQVRFDLATKGIAPDLAIIAPQRERNLTRDVAIEYAQKHGIEIPVSKKSPYSVDENLWGRSMEGGVLEDPNQEPPEDAFAWTKNWKDALNEPVYLTIGFEKGLPVSINGEAMSPATLIKKVNAVAGEAGVGRIDLMENRMVGIKSRENYECPAAVTLITAHKDLERFTTLGMSHRVKASLDQKFAEMIYEGFWFSPYRAALQAFNDEHNKTVTGTVTVRLFKGALAVVGRTSPYGIYNHAMSTYGVEDKFDHRAAEGFITLTGLQLHEYSRLHGEKK
- the argH gene encoding argininosuccinate lyase is translated as MAIAKTDASGGSGLLPEVLHFTSSLALDRQLLREDLVGSLAHLTMLARVGILPKDKAGAIHAGLVRLYAAQAKGELQLPDEEDVHMAVEALLTRELGETAGLLHSARSRNDQVALDLRLHVREACAQVLDGLAALVEKLVARAKGPEGDIVLPSYTHRQRAQPITLSYWLSAYAAMFARDAEAFGFVLQQADALPLGVGAIAGSSLPIDREVTRGLLQFSRVTLNGLDTVGDRDFALDYVYAAARLALHASRFAADLVDFASAEFGFVKLAGDIACGSSMMPQKRNPDVFELVRGKSGRAVGSLVELLVTLKGLPGGYNRDLQEDRQVLLETLPRTLGVLSILGVGLDGVTFDRARCQAAIDADATQATDVAEALVKKGVAFRTAYGLVGTLVRRLQEAKVPLAQVTLAQAQEVDPRFDAEVLEAARPQGSVARKQSVGSTGPASVKHQLQVLQTRAAEIRTQAAGVPRIDQLFQSLKEASL